The proteins below are encoded in one region of Benincasa hispida cultivar B227 unplaced genomic scaffold, ASM972705v1 Contig793, whole genome shotgun sequence:
- the LOC120070036 gene encoding tobamovirus multiplication protein 2A gives MACRGCFECLLKLLNFFLSVLGLAVVGYGIYLLVEYLQSPSDVPGPSLSGDHDLVQLGRPMLMAVSLSSNFFDNLPKAWFIYLFIAVGVIIFVVSCFGCIGAATRNGCCLSCYSVLLLLLILVQLGCAAFIFFDKNWRDEIPGDKTGNFDKIYELLEDKWEIIRWVALGAVIFEALLFLLALVVRAANRPVDYDSDDEYIAPRQQIRQPLINRPVAPATGVPVAGTLDQRPSRNDAWSTRMREKYGLDTSEFTYNPSESHRFQQVAPQPAEEKSRCTIM, from the exons ATGGCCTGCAGAGGGTGCTTTGAGTGCCTATTGAAGCTTCTGAACTTCTTCTTATCCGTGCTGGGTCTTGCCGTGGTGGGCTATGGGATTTACTTGTTGGTTGAGTACTTGCAATCTCCTAGTGATGTTCCAGGACCTTCGTTGAGTGGTGATCATGATCTGGTCCAGCTTGGTCGACCAATGCTAATGGCAGTGTCTCTGTCTTCTAACTTCTTTGATAACCTTCCAAAAGCCTG GTTCATATACTTGTTCATTGCTGTGGGAGTCATTATCTTTGTTGTGTCTTGTTTTGGGTGTATTGGAGCTGCAACGCGTAATGGATGCTGTTTAAGTTGT TATTCAGTTTTGCTGCTTCTACTGATTTTGGTGCAACTAGGATGTGCTGCCTTCATATTCTTTGACAAAAATTGGAGAGAT GAAATTCCTGGGGACAAAACAGGAAACTTTGATAAGATCTATGAGCTCCTGGAAGACAAGTGGgaaatcatcagatgggttgcATTAGGAGCTGTAATTTTTGAG GCTCTCCTTTTCTTGTTGGCGCTTGTGGTTCGTGCAGCAAACAGACCTGTAGACTATGACAGTGATGATGAGTACATTGCTCCAAGGCAACAAATCCGACAACCGTTGATCAATAGGCCAGTTGCTCCTGCAACAGGTGTGCCTGTTGCTGGGACACTTGATCAACGACCAAGTCGAAATGATGCATGGAGTACACGAATGAGGGAAAAG TATGGGCTGGATACTTCGGAGTTCACATACAACCCATCTGAGTCTCACAGGTTTCAGCAAGTTGCTCCTCAGCCAGCCGAAGAAAAGAGCCGCTGCACCATCATGTGA
- the LOC120070034 gene encoding peroxidase 20 → MESLKILVVVIFGVVMHGIGSLGDGLLVFDYYKETCPFVEDIVRRQVEIAVLKDPRMAASLLRLHFHDCFVMGCDASVLLDSNDEMVSEKQAAPNLNSLRGFSVIDEIKYILEEACPYIVSCADILTIVARDAVVLRGGPEWPVLLGRKDSLKASFDGANKYIPSPNSSLETLIANFQQQGLNVGDLVALSGSHTIGKARCLSFRQRVYQMNQEEEYDRYKRYNIYRRILRSICPKTGQDQRVAPLDFRTPARFDNHYFLNILEGKGLLGSDNVLITQDYEGEITRQVWSYASDQTLFFDSFVKSIIKMGNINVLTSYQGEVRRNCRTTNH, encoded by the exons ATGGAGAGTTTGAAGATATTAGTGGTTGTAATATTTGGTGTGGTTATGCATGGAATTGGAAGTTTAGGTGATGGACTTTTGGTTTTTGACTATTACAAAGAAACATGCCCTTTTGTTGAAGATATTGTTCGACGACAAGTCGAGATTGCTGTGCTTAAAGATCCTCGAATGGCTGCTTCACTCCTTCGCTTGCATTTTCATGATTGTTTTGTTATG GGATGTGATGCATCCGTTCTTCTAGATAGCAATGATGAGATGGTGAGCGAAAAGCAAGCTGCTCCAAATTTAAACTCTCTTCGTGGTTTTAGTGTTATCGATGAGATAAAATACATATTGGAAGAAGCTTGTCCTTATATCGTGTCTTGTGCTGATATTTTGACTATTGTTGCTCGTGATGCTGTTGTACTC agagggggACCTGAATGGCCAGTGTTGTTGGGAAGGAAAGACTCCTTGAAAGCAAGCTTTGATGGAGCCAACAAATACATTCCTTCTCCCAATTCCTCCCTTGAGACTCTAATTGCCAATTTCCAACAACAAGGCCTTAACGTTGGAGACTTGGTTGCTCTATCAG GAAGCCACACCATAGGGAAAGCAAGATGCTTGAGCTTTAGACAAAGAGTATACCAAATGaatcaagaagaagaatatgATAGATACAAGAGATACAACATATACAGAAGAATTTTAAGGTCAATCTGCCCTAAAACAGGGCAAGATCAAAGGGTAGCACCCTTAGATTTTAGAACACCTGCAAGATTTGACAACCATTATTTCCTCAACATTCTTGAAGGCAAAGGGCTTTTGGGGTCTGACAATGTGCTCATAACCCAAGACTATGAAGGTGAAATTACAAGACAAGTTTGGAGCTATGCCTCTGACCAAACCCTTTTCTTTGATTCCTTTGTTAAGTCCATTATCAAGATGGGGAATATCAATGTCCTCACTTCCTATCAAGGTGAAGTCAGAAGGAATTGTAGGACTACCAATCACTAG